A portion of the Pseudomonadota bacterium genome contains these proteins:
- a CDS encoding ATP-binding protein encodes MEPDAPESAVCRSVYNNHDQNRFIDSIRNEFSLEADEPGKVKKLEIIHDFLRRRYKGGAATFLIIDENRSLADDLLEEIRMLSNLQEGGQHLPNIILVGQPGLRMRVDSRKFLHLSQRISVRFHFTAETFASEKTVYSEVVK; translated from the coding sequence ATTGAGCCGGATGCCCCGGAAAGTGCAGTTTGTCGCTCAGTATACAACAACCATGATCAGAACCGGTTCATCGACTCGATTCGCAATGAATTCTCGCTGGAGGCCGACGAACCCGGCAAGGTGAAAAAACTGGAAATCATTCACGACTTTCTCCGGCGAAGATACAAGGGTGGTGCGGCAACATTTCTGATCATTGATGAGAACCGGAGCCTTGCGGATGATCTCCTTGAGGAGATCAGGATGCTTTCAAATCTCCAGGAAGGGGGGCAGCATCTGCCCAACATCATCCTGGTGGGACAGCCGGGACTGAGAATGAGGGTAGACAGCCGGAAATTTTTGCACCTCTCCCAGCGGATTTCTGTCCGCTTTCACTTTACAGCAGAGACATTTGCTTCTGAAAAAACAGTGTACTCCGAGGTGGTCAAGTAA
- a CDS encoding CpsD/CapB family tyrosine-protein kinase produces MKIQATLDKAKANRGNMFAETPGQKAAGGEDGSAFDAVVNLPEYSKSRHVRFVPDVLEKNRCVSIFPDAEATNSYKMLKKQIQQKTEGDRKNTIMITGVREGDGSSLTSANLAVTFARELHQTVLLVDCDLRSQKIHKCFGYESRMGLADYLTDNKALSELIVWPGIEKLTVISGGQDLPDSTEFLGSKRMGHLVDEMKNRYEERYVLFDVPPVLDRADALAFSPFVDGIVMVVSVGKTSRRDIKRALGLFDREKIIGLVLNRITH; encoded by the coding sequence ATGAAAATTCAGGCAACACTTGATAAGGCAAAGGCGAATCGGGGCAACATGTTTGCAGAAACACCCGGGCAAAAGGCAGCAGGCGGTGAAGACGGATCGGCATTTGACGCGGTGGTGAATCTGCCGGAATACAGTAAATCCCGCCACGTTCGCTTTGTTCCGGATGTCCTCGAGAAGAACCGGTGCGTCAGCATTTTCCCCGATGCCGAGGCAACGAATTCCTACAAGATGCTGAAAAAACAGATTCAGCAGAAAACCGAGGGGGATCGCAAAAATACCATCATGATCACCGGGGTGAGAGAAGGTGACGGCTCCTCCCTGACCTCGGCTAACCTGGCCGTGACCTTTGCCAGGGAACTCCATCAGACCGTCCTGCTGGTTGATTGCGACCTTCGCAGCCAGAAGATCCATAAATGCTTCGGGTATGAATCACGGATGGGTCTTGCCGATTATCTGACGGATAACAAGGCCCTTTCCGAACTCATCGTCTGGCCGGGGATAGAAAAGCTTACGGTCATCTCAGGCGGCCAAGATCTTCCTGACAGCACCGAATTTCTCGGATCAAAACGAATGGGACACCTGGTTGATGAAATGAAGAACAGATACGAGGAACGTTATGTCCTGTTTGATGTGCCGCCGGTGCTGGACAGGGCTGATGCCTTAGCATTTTCCCCCTTTGTTGACGGCATTGTTATGGTTGTTTCCGTCGGCAAAACATCACGCAGGGACATCAAGAGGGCCCTCGGGCTGTTCGACCGGGAGAAAATTATCGGTCTGGTCCTGAACCGGATAACGCATTGA
- a CDS encoding chain-length determining protein: MKSLKDYLAILKRRKWSLAIPFFVILTCSILVALFTPRVYRATSTILIEQQEIPLEYVMTTVTSFAEQRLQVINQRIMSATRLMAIIDEFGLYEDLKDTWTKEEIIEQMRDDIELSQVDVEVVDRRTGRPTIATIAFTLSYQGNDNPEKIYRVANVLASLYLEENIKVREKQVREASEFFEDELTRVKADLARMEDTIATFKEDHVNELPELFQVNMQSINNVELNIERTLARLSSLKEREGELQIQLASVDPILEDKRRLEELQDKLLHLQTTFSKEYPDVILLRAEITELEEQLEQKLSDKEAVGRPDNPVYINFATQLSGIRTEIGSLERQMTEYEKQKNEFNRRLAATPAVQSQYQALLGERDNTRTKYDDLMGKYMEANVAKGLEREHKGERFTLIDPAVVPEKPYKPNVWMIIFIGVVVGGITGVGLAVFREQTDPSIWNIDSLTSLTDIPVLAMIPQIVTQEDAKHYKTRKLNLGLAVLVIGVCSLLLVHFLVMDIDIVMAKFMRRVAI, from the coding sequence ATGAAATCATTGAAAGACTACCTGGCAATTCTGAAAAGAAGGAAATGGAGCCTGGCCATTCCTTTTTTCGTCATTCTCACCTGCTCGATACTGGTGGCGCTGTTTACTCCCCGAGTCTATAGAGCAACGTCCACCATCCTCATCGAGCAGCAGGAGATCCCGTTGGAATACGTGATGACGACGGTCACCAGTTTTGCCGAGCAGCGCCTGCAGGTGATCAATCAGAGGATCATGAGCGCGACCAGGTTGATGGCGATCATTGATGAGTTCGGTCTTTACGAAGACCTGAAAGATACCTGGACGAAAGAGGAGATTATCGAGCAGATGCGTGACGATATCGAGCTTTCGCAGGTCGATGTTGAAGTCGTTGACCGGCGAACGGGCCGACCAACGATTGCGACCATTGCATTCACCCTCTCCTACCAGGGGAACGACAACCCTGAGAAGATATACCGCGTTGCCAATGTCCTCGCATCTTTGTACCTGGAGGAAAACATCAAGGTCCGGGAAAAGCAGGTCCGGGAGGCGAGCGAATTCTTTGAAGACGAACTCACGCGGGTGAAAGCGGATCTTGCCCGGATGGAAGACACGATTGCGACCTTCAAGGAGGACCATGTCAACGAGCTCCCGGAACTTTTCCAGGTGAACATGCAGAGTATCAATAATGTCGAATTGAATATTGAACGAACTCTGGCGAGGCTCAGCAGCCTCAAGGAACGGGAGGGGGAGTTGCAGATTCAGCTGGCTTCAGTAGATCCGATACTTGAGGACAAGAGACGGCTTGAGGAACTTCAGGATAAGCTGCTCCACCTGCAGACGACTTTTTCAAAGGAATATCCCGATGTGATTTTATTGCGCGCTGAGATCACCGAACTGGAAGAACAACTTGAGCAAAAACTGAGCGACAAGGAAGCTGTGGGTCGACCGGACAACCCCGTCTATATCAACTTTGCAACCCAGCTCTCCGGAATCCGGACGGAGATCGGTTCACTGGAAAGGCAGATGACGGAGTATGAAAAGCAGAAGAATGAGTTCAATCGTCGGCTTGCCGCAACCCCGGCGGTGCAGAGTCAATATCAGGCCCTTCTCGGCGAAAGAGACAATACCCGGACCAAATATGACGATTTGATGGGCAAGTATATGGAGGCGAATGTTGCCAAGGGGCTTGAAAGAGAGCACAAGGGCGAAAGGTTCACCCTGATCGATCCGGCAGTGGTCCCTGAAAAACCCTACAAGCCAAATGTCTGGATGATCATTTTCATAGGTGTTGTCGTCGGGGGTATTACCGGCGTCGGGCTGGCTGTTTTCCGGGAACAGACGGACCCCAGCATCTGGAACATTGATTCGCTCACTTCATTGACGGATATCCCGGTACTGGCGATGATCCCGCAAATTGTGACTCAGGAGGATGCAAAACATTATAAAACCAGGAAATTGAATCTCGGCTTGGCGGTTCTGGTAATCGGTGTCTGCAGCTTACTTCTGGTTCATTTCTTAGTGATGGATATTGATATCGTGATGGCGAAATTTATGCGGCGTGTGGCCATATAG